A region from the Motacilla alba alba isolate MOTALB_02 chromosome 10, Motacilla_alba_V1.0_pri, whole genome shotgun sequence genome encodes:
- the RNF111 gene encoding E3 ubiquitin-protein ligase Arkadia isoform X5, with product MSKWTPECNIVYTLEADMKSEVPSDAPKRQESLKGILLNPEPIGEAKSFTAEVEMIASKVGNEFSHLCGDSQKQKDMNGNHTDQEKGIVVRKKRKSQQAGPSYTQNCPDKENKGILGLRQHLETQSEDNDSSFSDCISSPSSSLHFGDSDTVTSDEEKDAPVRHPQAVLNTPSRTHSARSQKWPRTEADSVPGLLMKRPCFHNSSLRRLPYRKRAVKTSSSQRTQNQKERILMQRKKREVLARRKYALLPSSSSSSENDLSTESSSSSSTEGEEDLFVSPGENHQNSTAVPSGSIDEDVVVIEASSTPQVTANEEINVTSTDSEVEIVTVGENYRSRSALGHARSHWGPSSSSHAARPPEQRSRSRVSTVIQPLRQNAAEVVDLTVDEDEPTVVPTTSARVEPQAVSSASTTSSSTSTSEQASDAAPSVSTSQPPAAPESTPSLPSGSAAGTSTGDEIRRAASNSTLETGPPAMPRLPSCCPQHSPCGGPSQTHHALGHPHTSCFQQHGHHFQHHHHHHHNPHPAVPLSPSFSDSSCPVERPPPVPAPCGASSSSGTSYHEQQALPVDLSSSGIRSHGSGAFHGTSAFDPCCPGSSSRTALYGHQAGAGPSQALAIDGYGSGIVAQPQPQPPPQASLSSCRHYMHSPYASLTRPLHHQASACPHSHGNPPPQPQPPPQVDYVIPHPVHPFHPSISSHASSHPVPPPPPTHPLANAAAPIPQHLPATHQPISHHIPATAPPAQRLHPHEVIQRMEVQRRRMMQHPTRAHERPPPHPHRMHPNYGHGHHIHVPQTMSSHPRQAPERSAWELGIEAGVTAATYPPGPLHPHLAHYHAPPRLHHLQIGALPLMELIHLEERLGNVNRGATQGTIERCTYPHKYKKVTTDWFSQRKLHCKQDGEEGTEEDTEEKCTICLSILEEGEDVRRLPCMHLFHQVCVDQWLITNKKCPICRVDIEAQLPSES from the exons ATGTCTAAATGGACTCCTGAATGTAATATAGTTTATACTCTAGAAGCGGATATGAAGAGTGAAGTTCCTTCTGATGCACCAAAGAGACAGGAGAGTCTGAAGGGGATCCTCTTGAACCCTGAGCCTATTGGGGAGGCCAAAAGCTTCACTGCAGAAGTTGAGATGATTGCCAGTAAAGTAGGGAATGAGTTCTCTCACTTGTGTGGTGATTCTCAAAAGCAAAAGGACATGAATGGCAACCATACAGACCAAGAAAAAGGTATTGTGGTGCGGAAAAAACGAAAGAGCCAGCAGGCTGGTCCTTCATACACTCAAAACTGTCctgataaagaaaataaaggaatctTAGGATTGAGACAGCATCTAGAAACACAGAGTGAAGACAATGATTCTTCTTTTAGTGACTGTATCTCATCGCCTTCATCTAGCTTGCATTTTGGAGACTCTGACACAGTAACATCTGATGAAGAAAAAGATGCTCCTGTGAGACACCCTCAGGCAGTGTTGAATACTCCAAGCAGAACTCACAGTGCAAGGTCACAAAAGTGGCCTCGGACTGAGGCAGACTCTGTACCTGGGTTATTGATGAAAAGGCCCTGTTTTCACAACAGTTCTTTAAGAAGACTTCCATATAGGAAGAGAGCTGTGAAAACAAGTTCATCACAGCGGACACAGAACCAAAAAGAACGAATTTtaatgcagaggaaaaagcGGGAGGTGTTAGCTCGAAGAAAGTATGCTTTACTCCCcagttccagcagctccagtgagAATGATCTCAGTACTGAATCTTCTTCCAGTTCATCTACTGAAGGGGAGGAAGACTTGTTTGTGTCACCTGGTGAAAACCACCAGAATAGCACAGCTGTTCCTTCAG GAAGCATTGATGAAGATGTTGTGGTGATTGAAGCATCCTCCACTCCCCAAGTCACTGCTAACGAAGAAATAAATGTTACCTCAACAGACAGTGAAGTAGAGATAGTCACAGTTGGTGAGAACTACAG GTCTCGTTCTGCGCTCGGACACGCGCGGTCGCACTGGGGGCCGAGCTCCAGCTCGCACGCTGCGCGGCCGCCGGAGCAGCGCTCCCGCAGCAGGGTCTCCACCGTCATCCAGCCCCTGCGGCAGAACGCGGCCGAAGTCGTGGACCTCACCGTGGATGAAGATG AGCCGACAGTTGTGCCAACCACATCAGCTCGTGTGGAGCCGCAGGCCGTGAGTTCTGCTTCCACTACCAGCTCCAGTACGTCTACCTCAGAGCAGGCCTCTGATGCAGCTCCCAGCGTCTCCACCAGccagccccctgcagccccagagagcACTCCCAGTCTCCCCAGTGGCAGCGCTGCTGGCACTTCAACTGGAG ATGAAATAAGAAGAGCTGCATCTAATTCGACACTGGAAACTGGCCCTCCAGCCATGCCAAGGCTGCCATCGTGCTGCCCCCAGCATTCTCCTTGTGGAGGACCTTCACAGACTCATCATGCATTGGGACACCCACATAcaagctgcttccagcagcatgGCCACCACTTCCAGcatcaccaccatcaccaccacaaCCCTCACCCAGCTGTCCCGCTGTCTCCTTCGTTCAGTGACTCCAGCTGCCCTGTGGAAAGGCCTCCTCCTGTGCCTGCCCCGTGTGGAGCAAGCAGCAGTTCTGGCACCAGTTACCACGAGCAG CAGGCATTGCCGGTAGACTTGAGCAGCAGTGGTATCAGAAGCCACGGCAGCGGCGCTTTCCACGGAACGTCAGCTTTTGACCCGTGCTGTCCCGGCTCCTCGTCGCGCACGGCGCTCTACGGGCACCAGGCGGGCGCCGGGCCCAGCCAGGCGCTGGCCATCGACGGGTACGGCTCGGGCATCGTGGCACAGCCGCAGCCACAGCCGCCGCCCCAGGCCTCGCTCTCGTCCTGCCGCCACTACATGCACTCTCCCT ATGCTTCCTTGACCAGACCTCTTCACCATCAAGCTTCTGCATGTCCTCACTCTCATGGAaatcctcctccccagccacaACCTCCACCTCAAGTGGATTATGTTATCCCTCATCCAGTGCATCCTTTTCATCCTTCAATCTCCTCTCATGCATCTTCTCATCCTGTTCCACCTCCACCACCAACTCATCCCTTAGCCAATGCAGCTGCTCCAATACCACAGCATCTCCCTGCGACGCACCAGCCGATATCCCATCACATCCCTGCAACAGCCCCTCCAGCACAGAGGCTACATCCTCATGAAGTGATCCAGAGGATGGAGGTCCAGAGAAGAAGGATGATGCAACACCCAAC ACGTGCTCATGAGCGGCCTCCTCCACATCCTCACAGAATGCATCCCAATTATGGTCACGGGCATCACATCCATGTGCCTCAGACTATGTCTTCCCATCCTCGACAAGCTCCGGAGAGATCTGCCTG GGAACTAGGAATTGAAGCTGGTGTGACTGCAGCTACTTACCCTCCAGGGCCCTTGCATCCTCACTTGGCCCACTACCATGCACCTCCTCGACTGCATCACTTGCAAATAGGGGCTCTTCCTCTAATG GAGCTGATTCACTTGGAAGAACGACTTGGCAATGTTAATCGTGGAGCAACACAGGGAACTATAGAAAGATGCACATATCCACATAAATACAAAAAG
- the RNF111 gene encoding E3 ubiquitin-protein ligase Arkadia isoform X6 has product MSKWTPECNIVYTLEADMKSEVPSDAPKRQESLKGILLNPEPIGEAKSFTAEVEMIASKVGNEFSHLCGDSQKQKDMNGNHTDQEKGIVVRKKRKSQQAGPSYTQNCPDKENKGILGLRQHLETQSEDNDSSFSDCISSPSSSLHFGDSDTVTSDEEKDAPVRHPQAVLNTPSRTHSARSQKWPRTEADSVPGLLMKRPCFHNSSLRRLPYRKRAVKTSSSQRTQNQKERILMQRKKREVLARRKYALLPSSSSSSENDLSTESSSSSSTEGEEDLFVSPGENHQNSTAVPSGSIDEDVVVIEASSTPQVTANEEINVTSTDSEVEIVTVGENYRSRSALGHARSHWGPSSSSHAARPPEQRSRSRVSTVIQPLRQNAAEVVDLTVDEDEPTVVPTTSARVEPQAVSSASTTSSSTSTSEQASDAAPSVSTSQPPAAPESTPSLPSGSAAGTSTGDEIRRAASNSTLETGPPAMPRLPSCCPQHSPCGGPSQTHHALGHPHTSCFQQHGHHFQHHHHHHHNPHPAVPLSPSFSDSSCPVERPPPVPAPCGASSSSGTSYHEQQALPVDLSSSGIRSHGSGAFHGTSAFDPCCPGSSSRTALYGHQAGAGPSQALAIDGYGSGIVAQPQPQPPPQASLSSCRHYMHSPYASLTRPLHHQASACPHSHGNPPPQPQPPPQVDYVIPHPVHPFHPSISSHASSHPVPPPPPTHPLANAAAPIPQHLPATHQPISHHIPATAPPAQRLHPHEVIQRMEVQRRRMMQHPTRAHERPPPHPHRMHPNYGHGHHIHVPQTMSSHPRQAPERSAWELGIEAGVTAATYPPGPLHPHLAHYHAPPRLHHLQIGALPLMELIHLEERLGNVNRGATQGTIERCTYPHKYKKRKLHCKQDGEEGTEEDTEEKCTICLSILEEGEDVRRLPCMHLFHQVCVDQWLITNKKCPICRVDIEAQLPSES; this is encoded by the exons ATGTCTAAATGGACTCCTGAATGTAATATAGTTTATACTCTAGAAGCGGATATGAAGAGTGAAGTTCCTTCTGATGCACCAAAGAGACAGGAGAGTCTGAAGGGGATCCTCTTGAACCCTGAGCCTATTGGGGAGGCCAAAAGCTTCACTGCAGAAGTTGAGATGATTGCCAGTAAAGTAGGGAATGAGTTCTCTCACTTGTGTGGTGATTCTCAAAAGCAAAAGGACATGAATGGCAACCATACAGACCAAGAAAAAGGTATTGTGGTGCGGAAAAAACGAAAGAGCCAGCAGGCTGGTCCTTCATACACTCAAAACTGTCctgataaagaaaataaaggaatctTAGGATTGAGACAGCATCTAGAAACACAGAGTGAAGACAATGATTCTTCTTTTAGTGACTGTATCTCATCGCCTTCATCTAGCTTGCATTTTGGAGACTCTGACACAGTAACATCTGATGAAGAAAAAGATGCTCCTGTGAGACACCCTCAGGCAGTGTTGAATACTCCAAGCAGAACTCACAGTGCAAGGTCACAAAAGTGGCCTCGGACTGAGGCAGACTCTGTACCTGGGTTATTGATGAAAAGGCCCTGTTTTCACAACAGTTCTTTAAGAAGACTTCCATATAGGAAGAGAGCTGTGAAAACAAGTTCATCACAGCGGACACAGAACCAAAAAGAACGAATTTtaatgcagaggaaaaagcGGGAGGTGTTAGCTCGAAGAAAGTATGCTTTACTCCCcagttccagcagctccagtgagAATGATCTCAGTACTGAATCTTCTTCCAGTTCATCTACTGAAGGGGAGGAAGACTTGTTTGTGTCACCTGGTGAAAACCACCAGAATAGCACAGCTGTTCCTTCAG GAAGCATTGATGAAGATGTTGTGGTGATTGAAGCATCCTCCACTCCCCAAGTCACTGCTAACGAAGAAATAAATGTTACCTCAACAGACAGTGAAGTAGAGATAGTCACAGTTGGTGAGAACTACAG GTCTCGTTCTGCGCTCGGACACGCGCGGTCGCACTGGGGGCCGAGCTCCAGCTCGCACGCTGCGCGGCCGCCGGAGCAGCGCTCCCGCAGCAGGGTCTCCACCGTCATCCAGCCCCTGCGGCAGAACGCGGCCGAAGTCGTGGACCTCACCGTGGATGAAGATG AGCCGACAGTTGTGCCAACCACATCAGCTCGTGTGGAGCCGCAGGCCGTGAGTTCTGCTTCCACTACCAGCTCCAGTACGTCTACCTCAGAGCAGGCCTCTGATGCAGCTCCCAGCGTCTCCACCAGccagccccctgcagccccagagagcACTCCCAGTCTCCCCAGTGGCAGCGCTGCTGGCACTTCAACTGGAG ATGAAATAAGAAGAGCTGCATCTAATTCGACACTGGAAACTGGCCCTCCAGCCATGCCAAGGCTGCCATCGTGCTGCCCCCAGCATTCTCCTTGTGGAGGACCTTCACAGACTCATCATGCATTGGGACACCCACATAcaagctgcttccagcagcatgGCCACCACTTCCAGcatcaccaccatcaccaccacaaCCCTCACCCAGCTGTCCCGCTGTCTCCTTCGTTCAGTGACTCCAGCTGCCCTGTGGAAAGGCCTCCTCCTGTGCCTGCCCCGTGTGGAGCAAGCAGCAGTTCTGGCACCAGTTACCACGAGCAG CAGGCATTGCCGGTAGACTTGAGCAGCAGTGGTATCAGAAGCCACGGCAGCGGCGCTTTCCACGGAACGTCAGCTTTTGACCCGTGCTGTCCCGGCTCCTCGTCGCGCACGGCGCTCTACGGGCACCAGGCGGGCGCCGGGCCCAGCCAGGCGCTGGCCATCGACGGGTACGGCTCGGGCATCGTGGCACAGCCGCAGCCACAGCCGCCGCCCCAGGCCTCGCTCTCGTCCTGCCGCCACTACATGCACTCTCCCT ATGCTTCCTTGACCAGACCTCTTCACCATCAAGCTTCTGCATGTCCTCACTCTCATGGAaatcctcctccccagccacaACCTCCACCTCAAGTGGATTATGTTATCCCTCATCCAGTGCATCCTTTTCATCCTTCAATCTCCTCTCATGCATCTTCTCATCCTGTTCCACCTCCACCACCAACTCATCCCTTAGCCAATGCAGCTGCTCCAATACCACAGCATCTCCCTGCGACGCACCAGCCGATATCCCATCACATCCCTGCAACAGCCCCTCCAGCACAGAGGCTACATCCTCATGAAGTGATCCAGAGGATGGAGGTCCAGAGAAGAAGGATGATGCAACACCCAAC ACGTGCTCATGAGCGGCCTCCTCCACATCCTCACAGAATGCATCCCAATTATGGTCACGGGCATCACATCCATGTGCCTCAGACTATGTCTTCCCATCCTCGACAAGCTCCGGAGAGATCTGCCTG GGAACTAGGAATTGAAGCTGGTGTGACTGCAGCTACTTACCCTCCAGGGCCCTTGCATCCTCACTTGGCCCACTACCATGCACCTCCTCGACTGCATCACTTGCAAATAGGGGCTCTTCCTCTAATG GAGCTGATTCACTTGGAAGAACGACTTGGCAATGTTAATCGTGGAGCAACACAGGGAACTATAGAAAGATGCACATATCCACATAAATACAAAAAG
- the RNF111 gene encoding E3 ubiquitin-protein ligase Arkadia isoform X1 has translation MSKWTPECNIVYTLEADMKSEVPSDAPKRQESLKGILLNPEPIGEAKSFTAEVEMIASKVGNEFSHLCGDSQKQKDMNGNHTDQEKGIVVRKKRKSQQAGPSYTQNCPDKENKGILGLRQHLETQSEDNDSSFSDCISSPSSSLHFGDSDTVTSDEEKDAPVRHPQAVLNTPSRTHSARSQKWPRTEADSVPGLLMKRPCFHNSSLRRLPYRKRAVKTSSSQRTQNQKERILMQRKKREVLARRKYALLPSSSSSSENDLSTESSSSSSTEGEEDLFVSPGENHQNSTAVPSGSIDEDVVVIEASSTPQVTANEEINVTSTDSEVEIVTVGENYRSRSALGHARSHWGPSSSSHAARPPEQRSRSRVSTVIQPLRQNAAEVVDLTVDEDEPTVVPTTSARVEPQAVSSASTTSSSTSTSEQASDAAPSVSTSQPPAAPESTPSLPSGSAAGTSTGDEIRRAASNSTLETGPPAMPRLPSCCPQHSPCGGPSQTHHALGHPHTSCFQQHGHHFQHHHHHHHNPHPAVPLSPSFSDSSCPVERPPPVPAPCGASSSSGTSYHEQQALPVDLSSSGIRSHGSGAFHGTSAFDPCCPGSSSRTALYGHQAGAGPSQALAIDGYGSGIVAQPQPQPPPQASLSSCRHYMHSPYASLTRPLHHQASACPHSHGNPPPQPQPPPQVDYVIPHPVHPFHPSISSHASSHPVPPPPPTHPLANAAAPIPQHLPATHQPISHHIPATAPPAQRLHPHEVIQRMEVQRRRMMQHPTRAHERPPPHPHRMHPNYGHGHHIHVPQTMSSHPRQAPERSAWELGIEAGVTAATYPPGPLHPHLAHYHAPPRLHHLQIGALPLMVPDMAGYPHIRYISSGLDGTSFRGPFRGNFEELIHLEERLGNVNRGATQGTIERCTYPHKYKKVTTDWFSQRKLHCKQDGEEGTEEDTEEKCTICLSILEEGEDVRRLPCMHLFHQVCVDQWLITNKKCPICRVDIEAQLPSES, from the exons ATGTCTAAATGGACTCCTGAATGTAATATAGTTTATACTCTAGAAGCGGATATGAAGAGTGAAGTTCCTTCTGATGCACCAAAGAGACAGGAGAGTCTGAAGGGGATCCTCTTGAACCCTGAGCCTATTGGGGAGGCCAAAAGCTTCACTGCAGAAGTTGAGATGATTGCCAGTAAAGTAGGGAATGAGTTCTCTCACTTGTGTGGTGATTCTCAAAAGCAAAAGGACATGAATGGCAACCATACAGACCAAGAAAAAGGTATTGTGGTGCGGAAAAAACGAAAGAGCCAGCAGGCTGGTCCTTCATACACTCAAAACTGTCctgataaagaaaataaaggaatctTAGGATTGAGACAGCATCTAGAAACACAGAGTGAAGACAATGATTCTTCTTTTAGTGACTGTATCTCATCGCCTTCATCTAGCTTGCATTTTGGAGACTCTGACACAGTAACATCTGATGAAGAAAAAGATGCTCCTGTGAGACACCCTCAGGCAGTGTTGAATACTCCAAGCAGAACTCACAGTGCAAGGTCACAAAAGTGGCCTCGGACTGAGGCAGACTCTGTACCTGGGTTATTGATGAAAAGGCCCTGTTTTCACAACAGTTCTTTAAGAAGACTTCCATATAGGAAGAGAGCTGTGAAAACAAGTTCATCACAGCGGACACAGAACCAAAAAGAACGAATTTtaatgcagaggaaaaagcGGGAGGTGTTAGCTCGAAGAAAGTATGCTTTACTCCCcagttccagcagctccagtgagAATGATCTCAGTACTGAATCTTCTTCCAGTTCATCTACTGAAGGGGAGGAAGACTTGTTTGTGTCACCTGGTGAAAACCACCAGAATAGCACAGCTGTTCCTTCAG GAAGCATTGATGAAGATGTTGTGGTGATTGAAGCATCCTCCACTCCCCAAGTCACTGCTAACGAAGAAATAAATGTTACCTCAACAGACAGTGAAGTAGAGATAGTCACAGTTGGTGAGAACTACAG GTCTCGTTCTGCGCTCGGACACGCGCGGTCGCACTGGGGGCCGAGCTCCAGCTCGCACGCTGCGCGGCCGCCGGAGCAGCGCTCCCGCAGCAGGGTCTCCACCGTCATCCAGCCCCTGCGGCAGAACGCGGCCGAAGTCGTGGACCTCACCGTGGATGAAGATG AGCCGACAGTTGTGCCAACCACATCAGCTCGTGTGGAGCCGCAGGCCGTGAGTTCTGCTTCCACTACCAGCTCCAGTACGTCTACCTCAGAGCAGGCCTCTGATGCAGCTCCCAGCGTCTCCACCAGccagccccctgcagccccagagagcACTCCCAGTCTCCCCAGTGGCAGCGCTGCTGGCACTTCAACTGGAG ATGAAATAAGAAGAGCTGCATCTAATTCGACACTGGAAACTGGCCCTCCAGCCATGCCAAGGCTGCCATCGTGCTGCCCCCAGCATTCTCCTTGTGGAGGACCTTCACAGACTCATCATGCATTGGGACACCCACATAcaagctgcttccagcagcatgGCCACCACTTCCAGcatcaccaccatcaccaccacaaCCCTCACCCAGCTGTCCCGCTGTCTCCTTCGTTCAGTGACTCCAGCTGCCCTGTGGAAAGGCCTCCTCCTGTGCCTGCCCCGTGTGGAGCAAGCAGCAGTTCTGGCACCAGTTACCACGAGCAG CAGGCATTGCCGGTAGACTTGAGCAGCAGTGGTATCAGAAGCCACGGCAGCGGCGCTTTCCACGGAACGTCAGCTTTTGACCCGTGCTGTCCCGGCTCCTCGTCGCGCACGGCGCTCTACGGGCACCAGGCGGGCGCCGGGCCCAGCCAGGCGCTGGCCATCGACGGGTACGGCTCGGGCATCGTGGCACAGCCGCAGCCACAGCCGCCGCCCCAGGCCTCGCTCTCGTCCTGCCGCCACTACATGCACTCTCCCT ATGCTTCCTTGACCAGACCTCTTCACCATCAAGCTTCTGCATGTCCTCACTCTCATGGAaatcctcctccccagccacaACCTCCACCTCAAGTGGATTATGTTATCCCTCATCCAGTGCATCCTTTTCATCCTTCAATCTCCTCTCATGCATCTTCTCATCCTGTTCCACCTCCACCACCAACTCATCCCTTAGCCAATGCAGCTGCTCCAATACCACAGCATCTCCCTGCGACGCACCAGCCGATATCCCATCACATCCCTGCAACAGCCCCTCCAGCACAGAGGCTACATCCTCATGAAGTGATCCAGAGGATGGAGGTCCAGAGAAGAAGGATGATGCAACACCCAAC ACGTGCTCATGAGCGGCCTCCTCCACATCCTCACAGAATGCATCCCAATTATGGTCACGGGCATCACATCCATGTGCCTCAGACTATGTCTTCCCATCCTCGACAAGCTCCGGAGAGATCTGCCTG GGAACTAGGAATTGAAGCTGGTGTGACTGCAGCTACTTACCCTCCAGGGCCCTTGCATCCTCACTTGGCCCACTACCATGCACCTCCTCGACTGCATCACTTGCAAATAGGGGCTCTTCCTCTAATG GTACCAGACATGGCGGGCTACCCTCACATCCGTTACATTTCATCGGGATTGGATGGAACATCATTCAGAGGCCCTTTCAGGGGCAATTTTGAG GAGCTGATTCACTTGGAAGAACGACTTGGCAATGTTAATCGTGGAGCAACACAGGGAACTATAGAAAGATGCACATATCCACATAAATACAAAAAG